Within Legionella birminghamensis, the genomic segment CACCAGCTTTATGAACGCTTCCGCGTGCCACTGATTATCATAAGCAACACTGTGAATGAACAATTATGTATCAATATGCTGGAAGCAGGAGCTGATGATTTTTTAGTGAAACCAGTTCATCCTCGTGAACTACATGCGCGTATTGGCGCGATTGGCCGTAGAGTAGCGCGTGCCAAACAGAATGCAGAGGGTGAAAAGGAAGTCTTTCTTTTTGCAGAATGGCGTCTTTATCCAGCTGCGCGGCAGGTTTTTGACGAAGCGCATCAGGAACTGTTATTAAGCGCCGGTGAATATGATCTTCTTTACGCCTTTGTTCGCCAGCCTCAGCAAATATTAGGCCGCGAGTTCCTCTTACAAATAACCAAACACTCTGATCTTCACCCCTATGATCGCCGCATTGACGTGCAAATCAGCCGCTTGAGGCAGAAAATTGAGCGGGATTCTAA encodes:
- a CDS encoding response regulator transcription factor, coding for MPMHRKSIFLIDDAPPESQLIDYFNKFNFDIIPVESMSKLDEITKEPVALLVAANLIEAKTIKVHQLYERFRVPLIIISNTVNEQLCINMLEAGADDFLVKPVHPRELHARIGAIGRRVARAKQNAEGEKEVFLFAEWRLYPAARQVFDEAHQELLLSAGEYDLLYAFVRQPQQILGREFLLQITKHSDLHPYDRRIDVQISRLRQKIERDSKKPALIKTIRNGGYLFTALVEVMKEPGEGH